Genomic DNA from Elgaria multicarinata webbii isolate HBS135686 ecotype San Diego chromosome 2, rElgMul1.1.pri, whole genome shotgun sequence:
cccccccccccgttttccctTGAGGGGACAATCGGCCTACCATTACGGGAGGAAATGGTCATTGCTGATGGCCAGGAACACCGGCTTCCTTTCGCCCCACCCAAGgcttggggaggaaggggggtttATTATAGCAGGGCGGTGAGGAGAGACAGGTAGAGCTGGATTTCCTTCCCTGTTTCACGGTGTTGGAAATGGGAtcccgtggtggctgcaaggCAGCGAGCCCTCCGCTCTCCCCTTGGCGGCTGTGATCAGCTGGCCTGATTCCCCCTGCCCCGGTGACGGCTGGGCCACCTCGCCCACCCCCTTGCAGACGGCGCGGAGGAAGACTTGCTCTGTCTAACTGGGTCAGTGCAAGACTTCGGCTGGTAATCTTATGGCAAAGGAAGGGGACAGAGGAGGGCAGGGACGTGCCTGGAAGGAGACGCAGATTGAGGCTGCTGACCTGTGGAGTGAAACTCGCTCCAGCTTCCCTCTGCCTGTTTCCCATTTCAAATCGCATGCAGTCCGCAGAAAGGGGAGGGCCGAGGCCTCCGGTTCCAGGGGAAACGTCCCGATGAGAAGCCcagaatgcttttttaaaagatcaaatGCTGTTCTGAGCAGCCACAACCCTGTTGCATTCCAGCCAAAACTGAACTTCGTGTGAGACCCCAGACAGTGGCTGTACcaaggggcagtggaggctggtggctctgatgtccgtggggctgtgaatcctctctgggttttagtcagaagcagccagaactctaaaggagttgtcccAGGTGCTGAACCTATGTGGAGGGATTGGGTTGAGCACTTTGAAtcgctcctttcgagttctgactgaaacccagagcagatttacagccccactgacgtcagagccatcagcctcccctgGTAAGGGGAATGTGATGTGCGCCTTGCTGAAGGAAAATGGGAGGAGGCTGTATTTGTCCCACTCTGTGAGAGGTATGGTAGAGGCGGCTTGAAGGACTTCTGCTTCTGCGTGGCACTTGTCACCAGCAGGATGGAGGAtggagggagtgggaagggagcGTAGGGCCCGAGTGGAGGTAGTGTGAACTCCTGAAACGGCATCAGCAGCTTGTGTTACTCGTTTACCACGTCACGCCACCTACACACATACAGACAGAGGTTGGGAGCCGTGCACGTGCGCAGCGGAGTGCTCACGTGAAACCATCTGTGCCCCTCCGCACATGGTGAAAATCAACGCTCGCTTGCCtagggaagcacacacacaaacacacacacgtatgctGGCCTTCTCATGTGGGATTATGCCTTGGCAGAGTTGCCAACTTGGGTGACTTTGGAAGTCACACGATACAGGATTTTTCTGTTCGCATCTCAGCTCTTGCAAAGTGGGAGGCTTTGGGCTTTCTAAAATTTACATCAGAGTAAATAGTCAGTTCTCAAGGAAAGAACAAGAGCTGGTAAATATACCtatcaaagatgatgatgataggttaataataataataataataacaacaacaacaacaggtaacCAATCAAGGATATAATGCTGTGGGTCTTAAATCTTCtggcatttgtttatttaagccTTTTTAATAGCAGGTGGTTTGTGCTCAGTGGGCAGTACTAAAGAGAGTGTGGTGCAGTGGGGGGCGGCAAAAGGCAGAATGGGATCTACTAATAGATCTCGGGAttggcaaagatttctgactTTTGATTGTTTGACAATAGAAACAACAAAATACCCCCTCTCTTTGCCCTAAAGTttactgttgaaatgaagaaagcttggggtaaccaggaatggatttttgtgtggaagggctGTGAACTGCATTTCAATGTAGAATTCAATCAAAACCAATGCATGGACTTAGATTCTGTCTTTTGTAGCAGTCTCCAGTTGGTGAATCtcagggttttaaaaaagaaaaagaaaaggtagaTCCTGCAAGATGGAATTCTTCTCCTTGATGCAGTGGTAAGAGTAATGGCCGggtaataataatatagctgTTTTGAAGTAGCCCACGtactggtgagtgtgtgtgtgttttaggagtGTAGTGCTAGAGCAGCCTGTGCTGGAGTATGCCACGTAAGCAGGAGCTCAGTGAGTGAAGGGGCTCattccctcttcttcccttccAGGCTTGGCTCCCACGTTCCTCCTCCTGCTAGCTGTGCCTCTGGGTGCGCCCATGTGCCCCATGCTTTGCACCTGCTACTTTTCTCCACCCACCGTCAGCTGCCAGGCCAACAACTTCTCCTCGGTGCCACGGATCCTGCCGCCCAATGCACAGCGCCTCTTCCTGCAAAACAATCTGATTGGGACCCTGCGCGCTGGGATGTTTGGGCCCAGCCTCACCACCCTCTGCCTCTACTCCAACAACATCTCCTCCATCCACCCGGGCACCTTCCGCCACCTCCAAGCTCTCGAGGAGCTGGACCTTGGAGACAACCACAACCTGCGCACTCTTGACCCAGAGACGTTCCGGGGGCTGGAACGGCTGCAGTCTCTGCACCTTTACCGCTGCCAGCTTAGCAGCCTCCCAAACACCATCTTCCGCAACCTCTTCAGCCTCCAATACCTCTATCTTCAGGAGAAcaacctgctttgcctgcaggtgAGCAAACCACCAGTTCTGGTTCAGCCTAGGGCATGGGCCATTTCCGCTGGCCTCTAgagcagggtggggaacctcaggcccgcgGGCCccatctggccctcctggggtcctaatccagcccttcagggttctccagatggccacgccccctttcctctTGCCCGACCCTCTTTCACCCCACCAGTTTGCTTGGAGTTTTCCCATCTTTTGCACAGTTCCCCCGCCCCAgtcctaaaaggctgaaatgcatctTAAGGCTTAATGGCTTGTAGTAAGAGCATTAAGCTTCAGTCTGCTGGTGTTTTTTGGTGTTTGGGCCTCGCTCCCTTTTGCCATTGGCCCTGCCTCCCACTGGAATGGGCCtctcaagagcttctccgaacCTGAATTCGGACTTCAGGCTGAAAGATTTCTCATCCCTGCTATAGAGAGAGCTGCTTTGTAGGAGGGTggtgaaatagaatcatagaagagtagagttggaaggggcctagggtgaccatatgaaaaggaggacagggctcctgtatctttaacagttgcatagaaaaggaaatttcagcaggtgtcatttgtatatatggagaaccggtgaaattccttcttcatcgcaatagttaaaacgcaggagctatactagagtgaccatattcaaaagaaggcagggcacctgcagctttaactgttgtgatgaagagggaatttcaccaggttctccatatatacaaatgacacctgctgaaattcccttttcaatacaactgttaaagatgcaggagccctgtcctccttttcatatggtcaccctaatactataaggccatcgagtccaaccccctgctcaatgcaggaatccatcttaaagcatccctgacagatggctgtccagctgcattttgaagacCTCGAGTGTAGGGTTCCCTTTCTCTTTGGGTCATCCTCTGGGTAGAATTCTTTCCATTTGTGGACCTTTGGCCCTTTTGAAAATGTGCTCTCATCATAAACCAAGAAAAGTTTATGTGGCTGTTACATGGTGGGGGTTGCAGAGcctgggaaggaggaaaaaatggccAGTGAGGGTGGAGGAAGAAATATGGCTCCAAATTTTGAGTGAATGCTGAGGATGGGTGGGTGGTCACCTCACTTGGCAGATGAAGGGGGCGGCGGAGTGAGTGTTGACAATGGGCCTCAAAATAGATGGTTTAGCATGTGAGTGGACTCTTGAGGGGGCAAATTGAGGCCCCTCCACCCTATATCTGGAGACTGGCAAAGAACCAGTGTGGCACTCAGCCCTCCCCCGCATGCTGGTTCTCCCCTAAAGGCAGATGCTCAGTGCCCTGCCAGCGACTCACTTAAAAACCACATGCCTATCCGCCCCTGGGCCCTGTGGCTTAAGAGTAGGGAAACTGCAGCCTGGCCTGCAGCAGTAAAAATGCATTTGCAGATCATGCCTCAGTGCTTCAAGCCACATCCTtagtggaggggggtgggggaaggacaacGTTCAATGAGTAGGAAAGGAGTGAGCTACGCTCTTGCAGTGCGAGACGTCCAAAGCAGGAGTCAGCTGAACAATAACCTCTGGGTTTACACCCAGGGGTACATTCCTGCAGAaagagcaggggtgtgtgtgtgtgtgtgtgtgtgtgtgtgtgtgtgtgagagagagagagagagagagagagagagagagagagagaggtggaaatgccagggatgtgGGGAGTAATGAGTTGAGGCAGGGGTAGCTAAGCTTTTTgggccatggacacatttggcgatttgagaaactgtgagcatccccacaaaatggctgccatgggaggcaaggCAAAAGACTGAGGAGAAGGCAAGAATGGGGTCTAAGCAACTTCTTTGAACCCAGTGTTTTCAGCACCGACAGAAACCTAGTTcaacagcaagttaaaatggGTTAACTTTTTTATAAAATTGCGAGGGTGAGGGCACCTTGGCAGTCACCAAGAAAGGACTCCGGGAGGTGGGGGCTGCATTGGGGCCCATAGGCACTACATTGCCTACCCTCGAATTAAGGTCTCTGTAGCCAGGTTAAAATGCTCCTTGTGAAGCAGAGGCCTCTTGGGGTGGTCTTCATAGCTTGTCCTTCTCCCTCAATCTCCCAGGATGACCTTTTCGTGGACTTGGCTAACCTGAGCCACCTTTTCCTGCATGGCAACAAGATTTGGCAGCTCTCCGAGAATGTCTTCCGGGGCCTGTCTGGATTAGACCGCCTGTTGCTGCACCGGAATCGCCTGCAGACCGTCCCGACGTGGGCTTTCCGCGACCTGGGCAAGCTCACCATCCTATACTTGTTCAATAACAGCCTGACCACCCTCTCTGGGGAAACACTCTCAGAATTGCCTTCCCTGGAGTTCCTGCGCCTCAACAACAACCCGTGGGCCTGCGACTGCCGCGCCCGCTCCCTCTGGGGCTGGTTCCAGCGCACGCGCGTCTCCGTCTCGGATGTCCTGTGTGCATCCCCTGCTGAGCGCAAGGGCCGCGACATGCGTTACTTAAGGGAAACTGCTTTTCAGGGCTGCCCTCTGGTCCAACACCACCCAGTTGGGTTTGACTGGGGCTGCCGCCCTGAGTGGGAGAATGGAGcatctcctccccgcccccacccccaccccaatggctcATCCAATCACCTCTATGGCCTAGGAGGGTCACCTCCTGCTGATCCCTCCTCCTTCTATAGGGACGTACCAGCCAATGACATCCGCAGCCCCAAGTATGACCCACCCACAGAGGATGACTATTGGGGGGGCTATGGCAATGAAGGAGGACAGCTGAAAAAGGGGTGCCCCGGACCTGGCTGTTCAACCCTGGACTCTGGAGCTATCAGAATCGGCTTCTTGCTGCTTCCCCTTCCTTACCTATTGATGCTGTTGGGACCTTCCTGGTTTTGACCAcggcgggtgggggtggctgcTCTGTTGGATGCTCATTGGCTTTGGGAACTGAGACTGGGGGGATCCAAGCCAGGACGGATCCCCACCCAGCACTTAGCTGAGGCCAAAGTGATTAACCTTCACCCCAGGGGTAAAGGGAGACTAGatccgttgctgctgctgctttcctggCCAATTGTGAGACTTATCAATAGAGCCACTTTCTGGGTGGTATCTGTCCTATTTTGTGAACCTTTGGCAATGTTGCCCCTTTTTTTCTGGGGAGTTGCATAACTCTTCTGTTAGAGATGTTCCCAAAATACTATTGCTTCCTGAGGCCTTCTCTGTTTGCCATATCCTGGAGAGAGCAAGGAACTCTTCTGTGCCTGATAAGGAAAGATGGAATGGACAAGAAACTGTATTTCAGAGCCTCTGTTCTTTCGACAGTGTCCTGCCATGCACACAAGTCCCTGCTCTGTCCAGTAGGACAGGATTCTTCATCTAAAAAGGGAAGTGTGGTCCACTTCCAGGGCTGGAGAAGACAACAGGAATCTTGGGCCCTTATCCCCATTATctgatctatttttattttatttttggttttttgtgGTAACACCAGGGGACCAATTCACATAATTGCTTGAGGTGATAGTTAACCAAGCACAAGGTTTTACTGGTTAAGTTATTCTTCATGGCAAGGATGATCCTCCGTGATGGTAAAGGCTGCTCTCTTGGTTATTTCACGCACCTAAGTCGGAAGGTGGCGGACTCTTCTTCGCTAGAGGTTTTTAGGCAGAGGCTGGATGGTCACTGATCAGGGATGCTGCAACAGTGGATTTCTTGCATCAGCAGGGGGTGAAGGGAGATGGATCTCTTCCGGCTCTGTGATTTACATCTTTAGGCAGCGGTCGCAGTTAGCACACAATGAAACACAATCATGTGAATTGGCCCTTGGTTGTAACATCTGGTCTTCATTTTTGCAGGAGTGTCTTTCCCCTGGTGCCTCCatgtctcccccttttttaaaaaaaaatgtggctggTTGGAGAACTATTAAACTATTTTAGTATGGCTTGGTAGACTCGGTCACTCAAGGAAATGAGTACTGGAATATGCAGAGAGAACCATTTTGAGGGAAAAGCTGCTTAAAGAATCCCACAGTGTCCAGCTGGCAGGAAGACAACTGGGGAAGGCTAGCTGCTTCCTCAGCCGGAGGTTTCTTGTCCCCCAACACACATTCTTCTATTGATACCTGTTGGAGAAGCTCTTCACCCCATCATCCACCAATTTGGCCATTGAAAGAGATCAAGGTTTCAATCATCCGTGCTATTTGGCTTACTCAAAATACCATTATCGCAGCTGGTCTTCCTGGGTTTGCGGCCGTGGCACATTTATGCTGTTCTGTAACCTGAGTTTATCACAGAAGAGTGTACGCTCGGCGGAATAACTTAGCTGAGCCTTGCTCCCTGACGTGTACCGTTATGATACAAGTGTTTCTCACATTCACATGTCTTCTTTGTAAAGGTGTATCCTTAAATGATGTAATGTGATGAAGGTGACCTCAAGTGAATGGGCTGTGGTAGTTTGGGAACCAGGCCAGTTCTAAATATACAAAggctttttgttttggtttttttacaacCTTCGGTCTGAATGGCCTCTATTTCCATCCTGTCAGCCTGTAACATAGTTTCTTTTGCAATGTTTATTTACTGCCTTTCAAGGAAAAGTTCTCCAAAGTGTTTGCCGTGGTAAAATTGGACAACAATCGAAACACCTTTCTCCTAAAGCTGAGGTGGGCAACCCGCAGCCCTAGGGCTGCCTGCGAACCCTTGGCCTAAATCTCAAAAGCTGTCTCCATGCAGTCAAGTTCAGAcctctgtcccttccctggcagcccatTGTAtggaatgaagagagagagagagagagcgcaaaagggtggcagaaagagaagaggACTGTCCCACACACTTCTGCCTCTGGCCTCACCCACCTATAACATGTGGCTCTTGGCAGATGACCCATGAGGGAATGTGGCCATCgacaggggaaggggaaagggtggtccacccctgttctaaagctTTCACTGCACTTTAATTTGCCCTCTTCCATGGACATGATGTTCCTTGAAGGCCTCATTGGACACATGGTGTCAGCAGCTCTTGGCACCTGGTGATGGAGGCTActggaggggcggggggaacagCTGCCTAAAACCTCTTGTTTTCCTTGTTCTCGTTGTAGCCTGGCTAGACCCACAGTAGCCATAGGGGTAATAGTGCTGTAGTGGAAGTAGATTGCCAAGCATTGGGCCTGGGTGGCACAAGAGGTTACACTACAAAGAAATCAGGGGCTATGTAAGGTTTGGTTGGAGGGCAGTTTGGAAGAAACACACTAAGGGCAGGAAAAGCATTTAAAGACTTGTAGCCACTTAAAGCCAACTCATTTATTATGGCATTCCGatgttgcatctgatgaagtggactctagtccataaGAACTTATGTAATAATACATTTGCTTCTTGGTTGTTTAGCAACATAGAGAATAAACATGGTACCCCTCTGAAAGTTTATAaaccagccttctgcaacctggtgccctccagatgttttggacttcaattcccatcagaccctgccaccatggtcaatggctggaaatggtgggagttgtagtctgaaatatctggagggcttcaggttgggaaaggttgggaTGGGCAGTATGGACCATAAGAAAAAGCAGGTAAAGAGGGAAGGTCCTTGTAAGACTTCCTATAGGTATATGGAAGGGTCAGAGCATTAAATGAGAACACGTTTCATTTTCAGATCTGTCCAAGAGTTCTTTCCAACCACCCAGAAGATGGCCTTACCCGGGACTGAAGGAGGACCCCTGCCAGTCCAGCACTGGGCATATGATGCACAGAATACCAGTATTCACATACTCCTCCTGAGCTCTTATTTTCTTGTTGTGCAAGATCCTTGTCATACACACATTTATACAGGTTTAttctccccattctaaagagAGAAGCTTGTCAGTGATAATTCCAGTGGATAAAAACTTGGTCTTTAAATGGCATGTTAAATGAAAATGTTCTGCATTGGCATTACTCACACAGATATATTTTTTAGGACTTGTTCTGCTTAATTCCTTTTATTATTTGCCAAAACATGACATCTTTTGGCAACACAATATGCTAAAAAATACAATGTCTCTGCTTGTCTCTTCCCTTTCTCCCCATCGTGTTTGGCAATAGGAGAATATCCCAAAGCTGAAAATGTTCTATTTTCTGCAACCATTGGATTTGTGGTTTTGTTGTTTAGTTTTCAAAAAGGGCCCCAAGTATGTTTTGTAGAGATAGGAAAGATCCcatgctttcaaa
This window encodes:
- the RTN4RL2 gene encoding reticulon-4 receptor-like 2, with the protein product MLLRLGPTLYGLAPTFLLLLAVPLGAPMCPMLCTCYFSPPTVSCQANNFSSVPRILPPNAQRLFLQNNLIGTLRAGMFGPSLTTLCLYSNNISSIHPGTFRHLQALEELDLGDNHNLRTLDPETFRGLERLQSLHLYRCQLSSLPNTIFRNLFSLQYLYLQENNLLCLQDDLFVDLANLSHLFLHGNKIWQLSENVFRGLSGLDRLLLHRNRLQTVPTWAFRDLGKLTILYLFNNSLTTLSGETLSELPSLEFLRLNNNPWACDCRARSLWGWFQRTRVSVSDVLCASPAERKGRDMRYLRETAFQGCPLVQHHPVGFDWGCRPEWENGASPPRPHPHPNGSSNHLYGLGGSPPADPSSFYRDVPANDIRSPKYDPPTEDDYWGGYGNEGGQLKKGCPGPGCSTLDSGAIRIGFLLLPLPYLLMLLGPSWF